The DNA region AAGCACTTCGGCGTCAAGCCCGAGGCGTACGATAACCATATCCCACTCGGGTATGATAAACACCTTATTATTATTATGACCGGAAGCAGCGTAAGTGTTTGCGGGAGCATCGGGCCATAAGCGGATTCCGTTTGGACGAACCCCGTTAACCCACCAATTCAACCCATATACCCCCATACCATGTGTTTCACTCAAATGCGTACCCAGTTCCAATGTGGGAGGCACCTGGACTTTCGTGGCTTGCTTTATCCAATTGCGGCTAATTATCTGATTTCCATTCCAGTTTCCTTCGTTTAAAAATAAAAGAGCAAATCGGGCAATTTCATTGGCTGAAATATTAATACTGTGGTCAAGATTTCCAGCGCCTCCTACAACTTTTAAGTCATTAACCTTTCCAAAATCTCCCCAGTGCCATTTATTCCCGTTCATTCCAATTGGATCGGCGATTCGGTTTTTAAATACAGCATCAAGAGGTTCTTTTGCAATTTGAGTGAGGATATTGGCAAACTGATTTTCAGCAGAATCCCAATAGGCGAATTTTGTTCCTGGCGCAAACAATGGCACTGGATCCGGAGAGTAGGGTGTCAGGCTGTGACCATGCGTTTCTCCACCTATTATCACCGCATCACCCTCAGCTGTATATCCGCTCGTCATGGTTGCAAAATGAAATAGGGTAACAGTCGGATAAGATTCCGCCATTTCCGGTAAAATATCCTTAGCCAATATGCTTAATTGAGTTTTATTATCGTCAATAAGTAAGCCCAAAACGGTACTGGTAAAAGATTTGGTGCAAGACCATACTGGATGAACCTCATTGATGCGGTCTCCTTTATAGATTAATCTTCCATGGCGAACAATCATTAGCTTGTGAACGCTGCTTCTTCCCGAATTTTGGGCTAAGAAATTCACGGCTTCATTTAAATTCTCTGATTTTATGCCGACTTCTTCAGGTGTTGCTTCAATCCATTTATCGTTTGGAAAAATGGTTTGAGAAGTAAATCGCCTCATATCGTTCATTTTAATAATGTCACTTCATTCGACAAATGTTTGTACCAATTAAAATAGAGGAGTACTGAACTCAATGCCATGATACCAAAAAGCAGTGCAAATTTTTCCCAATGTCCGAGTATCAGCATCATCCCTGATAAAAATAGTGATAACTGCCAAATCATGGCTATACCCGTAGAAATAATGTCCCTTTTGTTTTCTTTATTGATCTGATCCTTTATACTATCCGGGAAAGTGTTTTTTATACTACCCCACAACCCAAATGGGCGAGTAGTTTTATAGAAATATTCCAACACCGAAGCATCTGTTTTTGGGGTAAGATAGGTTCCCAGAACACACCCGGTCAAAGAGCTGCCGGAGGCTATGATAAAAAAATAATATTCCGGTCTTTGTCCTCCTGCCAAACGTAATGCTACAGCAACAACGAGTCCTGTAAGAGTGCCCAAAGCATATCCATAACCGTTGAACCTTCCCCAATACCATCGCAGTAATTGGGGGATGCCTAAACCCGCCAGTATACCCATGGTAATCCAACCAAAAATGTCATTGATGTTTGAGATTGAAAAACTGAATAACAAACCCAGGGTCACAATAACAACAGTTCCAATACGGCTTTGCAGGACTAATTTTTTTTCCGATGCGTTGGGATTGATATAAACCTGGTAAAGATCCCTCACCCAATAGGCGGCTCCTGCGTTTACGGTGGAATCAAAGGTTGACATTGCCGCAGCTATAAGGGCCGCTACCAATAATCCTTTAACACCGATTGGTAAATAGTGTTGAAGCACCGTTGGCAAAACAAGTTCAGGATCGGCAATTACACTATTGGTTATACCATAATAAATACCTAACATGGCAAATGCGGTGATCAGGGGCCACCTGAATGACAACAAAAGAATCCATAGCAATGATAAGAGTCCCGCCTCACGGTCACTTTTACAGGATAAATAACGCTGGACCATATAACTGTTTCCGCCACTACTCCCTTCCAAAACCATTTTGAAAAAATAAAAGGTTACTGCCACGCCAAATAAATTATACATGGAGTAAACTCCAGGCAGATCCAAAGTAGGGGATGGAGTAATCCTTGACCAGTCTGACAGCTTCATCTGAATGGTTTGGAAGGTGCCATCGGCCAAAGGCACCGAAGTGGAAAAAACCTCTGGAAGCACCACCAGCGAAACAGCCTTATAACAAATAATCAAGACAGCCCCAAGAATGAGACCGCTCTGAAAAACATCAGTCCAAACAACACCATATAAG from Verrucomicrobiota bacterium includes:
- a CDS encoding serine hydrolase, which codes for MRRFTSQTIFPNDKWIEATPEEVGIKSENLNEAVNFLAQNSGRSSVHKLMIVRHGRLIYKGDRINEVHPVWSCTKSFTSTVLGLLIDDNKTQLSILAKDILPEMAESYPTVTLFHFATMTSGYTAEGDAVIIGGETHGHSLTPYSPDPVPLFAPGTKFAYWDSAENQFANILTQIAKEPLDAVFKNRIADPIGMNGNKWHWGDFGKVNDLKVVGGAGNLDHSINISANEIARFALLFLNEGNWNGNQIISRNWIKQATKVQVPPTLELGTHLSETHGMGVYGLNWWVNGVRPNGIRLWPDAPANTYAASGHNNNKVFIIPEWDMVIVRLGLDAEVLVAGDGKISEDTWSEFLGKIGDSDIAPM
- a CDS encoding sodium:solute symporter, translated to MHVIDYTIIGVYLISIVLVGLYLKRKASSGIESYFLGGRNIPWWALGASGMASNTDIAGTMIGVALVYAMGTAGFFIEIRGGVMLIMAFFMIFMGKWTRRSQVMTTAEWMIFRFGTGKQGNMARILSAVSSIILAVVMVSYFAIGAGKFAGQILGLDWQVAALIMAGLALVYTVASGLYGVVWTDVFQSGLILGAVLIICYKAVSLVVLPEVFSTSVPLADGTFQTIQMKLSDWSRITPSPTLDLPGVYSMYNLFGVAVTFYFFKMVLEGSSGGNSYMVQRYLSCKSDREAGLLSLLWILLLSFRWPLITAFAMLGIYYGITNSVIADPELVLPTVLQHYLPIGVKGLLVAALIAAAMSTFDSTVNAGAAYWVRDLYQVYINPNASEKKLVLQSRIGTVVIVTLGLLFSFSISNINDIFGWITMGILAGLGIPQLLRWYWGRFNGYGYALGTLTGLVVAVALRLAGGQRPEYYFFIIASGSSLTGCVLGTYLTPKTDASVLEYFYKTTRPFGLWGSIKNTFPDSIKDQINKENKRDIISTGIAMIWQLSLFLSGMMLILGHWEKFALLFGIMALSSVLLYFNWYKHLSNEVTLLK